Proteins encoded by one window of Streptococcus sanguinis:
- the mecA gene encoding adaptor protein MecA, whose product MEMKQISDSTIKITIQLEDLEERGMEMADFLVPQEKTEEFFYTILDELEMPDNFLDSGMLSFRVTPKPDKVDVFVTKSKLDKNLSFEDLADLPDMDELSHMSPDEFLKTLEKSIFEKSKEDIEAVQSLETAEAEEGEQLSQEAADEQSAENAERYIYYILRFEDIKAAAAFAQTVDYKIDLSELYKYDSAYYLTILVDVEGFPERYPAWLLAKMREFADDSDITRAVLQEHGHLLLVTDAVSGLQKVECL is encoded by the coding sequence ATGGAAATGAAACAGATTAGTGATTCGACAATAAAAATCACGATTCAGCTGGAAGATTTGGAAGAGCGCGGCATGGAAATGGCCGATTTCTTGGTTCCCCAAGAAAAGACGGAAGAATTTTTCTATACCATCTTAGATGAGTTGGAAATGCCGGATAATTTTTTGGACAGCGGTATGCTGAGCTTCCGTGTGACGCCTAAGCCAGATAAGGTGGATGTTTTTGTTACCAAGTCTAAGTTGGATAAGAATCTGAGTTTTGAGGATTTGGCAGATTTGCCAGACATGGATGAGCTGTCTCATATGTCTCCAGATGAATTCCTCAAGACATTGGAAAAGAGCATTTTTGAAAAGAGTAAGGAAGACATAGAAGCAGTCCAATCTTTGGAAACGGCAGAAGCTGAGGAAGGGGAACAGCTCTCTCAGGAGGCGGCTGATGAGCAGTCGGCGGAAAATGCAGAGCGCTATATTTACTATATCCTGCGTTTTGAAGATATTAAGGCTGCTGCGGCCTTTGCTCAGACGGTGGACTATAAGATCGACCTATCAGAGCTTTATAAGTATGATTCAGCTTATTATTTGACGATTTTGGTAGACGTTGAAGGATTCCCAGAACGCTATCCAGCTTGGCTTTTGGCTAAGATGCGTGAATTCGCAGATGATTCAGATATCACTCGGGCAGTGCTGCAGGAGCACGGTCATCTTCTTTTGGTGACAGATGCCGTCTCCGGCCTGCAGAAGGTTGAATGCCTATGA